A DNA window from Cobetia marina contains the following coding sequences:
- a CDS encoding response regulator transcription factor — protein sequence MSEETRLLIIDDDEFFCQVTARAMTRRGYAVEVARDEAQALSIARSHRPELITLDLKLEQSSGLKLLPELIALLPEARIVVLTGYSSIATAVEAIKLGAVNYLCKPADADEILHAFKREGGDPEAEISDNPPSVNRLTWEHIQKVLNEHDGNISSTARALGMHRRTLQRKLQKRPVKR from the coding sequence ATGAGCGAAGAAACCCGACTGCTGATCATCGACGATGACGAATTCTTCTGCCAGGTGACGGCACGTGCCATGACACGCCGCGGCTATGCCGTGGAGGTTGCCCGGGACGAAGCACAGGCGCTGAGTATCGCGCGCAGCCATCGCCCCGAGCTGATCACGCTGGATCTGAAGCTCGAACAGAGCTCCGGCCTCAAACTGTTGCCCGAGCTGATCGCCTTGTTGCCGGAAGCACGCATCGTGGTGCTGACGGGCTACTCCAGCATTGCCACGGCAGTGGAAGCCATCAAGCTGGGTGCCGTGAACTACCTGTGCAAGCCCGCCGATGCCGACGAGATACTTCACGCCTTCAAGCGCGAGGGAGGTGATCCGGAAGCCGAGATCTCCGACAACCCGCCCTCGGTCAATCGCCTGACCTGGGAGCACATCCAGAAGGTGCTCAACGAGCACGACGGCAACATCTCTTCCACGGCTCGCGCCCTAGGGATGCACCGCCGCACGCTGCAGCGCAAACTGCAGAAGCGACCGGTGAAGCGCTAG
- a CDS encoding 3-hydroxybutyrate dehydrogenase has translation MSEQQSAPTRVALVTGTASGIGAAIMEAMCQAGHQVLAVDFSDDGAEVADKAGAAFFKADLTDGEQCRAAVEEAVSRFGRLDILVNNAGIQHVERIKEFPQAKWDQIIALMLTAPFTLIQAAWPHMEKNGYGRIVNMASIHAHVASPGKAAYVSAKHGLMGLTRTAALEGGESGITANAICPAYVRTPLVDKQIAEQARLNDMPEDEVIEKIMLKGAAIKRMIDPAEVADMAVWLASDKAGSVTGSSFNMDLGWTAQ, from the coding sequence ATGAGTGAACAACAGTCAGCCCCGACCCGCGTCGCCCTTGTCACGGGGACTGCCAGTGGTATCGGCGCCGCCATCATGGAAGCGATGTGCCAGGCCGGTCATCAGGTCCTTGCCGTGGATTTCAGTGACGATGGGGCAGAGGTCGCCGATAAGGCAGGCGCTGCATTCTTCAAGGCAGACCTGACGGATGGCGAGCAATGTCGGGCCGCTGTCGAGGAAGCGGTGTCACGCTTCGGTCGCCTGGATATCCTGGTCAACAATGCCGGTATCCAGCACGTCGAGCGCATCAAGGAGTTCCCGCAGGCCAAGTGGGATCAGATCATCGCGCTGATGCTGACGGCACCTTTCACGCTGATTCAGGCGGCCTGGCCGCACATGGAGAAGAATGGATATGGCCGCATCGTCAACATGGCCTCCATTCACGCGCATGTCGCCTCGCCCGGCAAGGCGGCCTATGTCAGCGCCAAGCATGGTCTGATGGGGCTGACCAGGACGGCGGCACTGGAAGGCGGCGAGAGTGGTATCACGGCCAATGCCATCTGCCCGGCGTATGTGCGCACTCCGCTGGTCGACAAGCAGATCGCCGAGCAGGCCAGGCTCAATGACATGCCCGAGGATGAGGTGATCGAGAAGATCATGCTCAAGGGGGCCGCCATCAAGCGCATGATCGACCCCGCTGAAGTCGCTGACATGGCGGTGTGGCTGGCCTCCGACAAGGCAGGCTCGGTGACGGGCTCCAGTTTCAACATGGATCTCGGCTGGACGGCACAGTAA
- a CDS encoding enoyl-CoA hydratase-related protein produces MTLVDSHLSLEHGVAVMTFARHDVRNALTGTALVEDLLAVAEWVNGCDSVGALVITGEGSAFSAGGNVQDMAQRKGDFAGDAAEVAARYRRGIQRMTPAVLGIEVPVIAAVNGPAIGAGFDLANMCDIRLASEQARFGETFLSLGLIPGDGGAWLLQRLIGYQRACELTFSGRIVSAQEALTLGIVLEVCREKDLMARALEMARQMASQPRQATRLTKRLMRRAPEMRLDDFLDLCASFQGQCHQDPEHHAAVAALLARMKR; encoded by the coding sequence GTGACCCTTGTCGACAGTCACCTCAGTCTCGAGCACGGTGTCGCCGTCATGACCTTCGCCCGTCACGACGTGCGCAATGCTCTGACGGGGACTGCGCTGGTGGAGGATCTGCTGGCAGTGGCCGAATGGGTCAATGGCTGTGACAGCGTGGGTGCCCTGGTGATCACCGGCGAGGGCAGCGCCTTCTCTGCCGGAGGCAATGTGCAGGACATGGCGCAGCGAAAGGGGGATTTTGCAGGAGATGCCGCCGAGGTCGCGGCGCGCTATCGCCGCGGTATCCAGCGAATGACACCTGCGGTGCTGGGCATCGAGGTGCCCGTGATCGCGGCGGTCAATGGTCCGGCCATCGGGGCCGGCTTTGATCTCGCCAACATGTGTGACATTCGCCTGGCCAGTGAACAGGCACGTTTCGGCGAGACGTTCCTGTCGCTGGGGTTGATCCCCGGCGATGGGGGCGCCTGGCTGCTGCAGCGTCTGATCGGCTATCAGCGTGCCTGTGAGCTGACCTTCAGCGGGCGTATCGTCTCGGCGCAGGAAGCGCTGACACTGGGGATCGTGCTGGAAGTCTGTAGAGAGAAGGACCTGATGGCACGCGCCCTGGAGATGGCACGTCAGATGGCGAGTCAGCCGCGTCAGGCGACACGGCTGACCAAGCGGCTGATGCGTCGTGCCCCCGAGATGCGGTTGGACGACTTCCTGGATCTGTGTGCCAGTTTTCAGGGCCAATGCCATCAGGACCCGGAGCATCATGCTGCCGTGGCGGCCCTGCTGGCCCGAATGAAGCGCTAG
- a CDS encoding ATP-binding protein: MNQPLPPPLSTPHRNLIRLTIARGITWTGFLILIIFGIEIIGFQLNVLPVISIIIAMGLVNVASWWRLGQTHPVTDTENLLHLLVDIAGLTMLFFNTGGSTNPFVPYYLVPVTMAAATLPWRYAWIIAAVGMGCYSFLMVFYEPVPQLATYELGGRISLHVIGMWLNFGLSASLVTYFIFKMAHALRTRDQALSTTREAALRSEQVLAVASQAAGTAHELGTPLSTMAVLLSEMREDAKDKNDPQLEEDLALLRSQVDTCKQRLQAMVAAADRRRMEQPQALNAARWLEEIVQRWLVVRPDVQHSVEVDASARKAQILVDTTLEQALMNLLNNAADACPDDIEITLERRDDEVTIDIRDHGAGVPMAVADQLGETFISTKSKGMGIGLFLTHATINRFGGGVSLYNHEDGGTLTEVRLPLYLN, encoded by the coding sequence ATGAATCAGCCGCTACCGCCGCCACTGTCCACACCGCACCGCAATCTCATTCGTCTGACCATCGCGCGCGGCATCACCTGGACAGGCTTCCTGATCCTGATCATCTTCGGGATCGAGATCATCGGCTTTCAGCTCAATGTCCTCCCCGTCATCTCGATCATCATCGCGATGGGCCTGGTCAATGTCGCCAGCTGGTGGCGTCTGGGTCAGACGCATCCGGTCACTGACACCGAGAACCTGCTGCATCTGCTGGTGGATATCGCCGGTCTGACGATGCTGTTCTTCAATACCGGCGGCTCCACCAACCCCTTCGTGCCCTACTATCTGGTACCGGTGACCATGGCGGCCGCCACCCTCCCCTGGCGCTATGCCTGGATCATCGCGGCCGTCGGCATGGGCTGCTACAGCTTCCTGATGGTGTTCTACGAACCCGTACCGCAGCTGGCCACCTACGAACTCGGCGGGCGCATCAGTCTGCACGTCATCGGCATGTGGCTGAATTTCGGCCTGTCGGCATCGCTGGTGACCTATTTCATCTTCAAGATGGCTCATGCCCTGCGCACGCGAGACCAGGCGTTGTCCACCACACGAGAAGCGGCTCTGCGCAGCGAACAGGTGCTGGCAGTCGCCAGCCAGGCCGCCGGCACCGCGCACGAACTGGGCACCCCGCTCTCGACCATGGCGGTACTGTTGAGCGAGATGCGCGAGGATGCCAAGGACAAGAACGACCCGCAGCTGGAGGAGGATCTCGCACTGCTGCGCAGCCAGGTCGACACCTGCAAGCAGCGCCTACAAGCGATGGTGGCCGCGGCCGACCGTCGTCGCATGGAGCAGCCCCAGGCGCTCAACGCCGCGCGCTGGCTGGAGGAAATCGTGCAGCGCTGGCTGGTGGTACGCCCGGATGTGCAACATAGCGTCGAAGTGGATGCCTCCGCCCGCAAGGCTCAGATCCTGGTCGATACCACGCTTGAGCAGGCGCTGATGAACCTGCTCAACAATGCCGCGGATGCCTGCCCCGATGACATCGAGATCACCCTGGAACGGCGGGATGACGAGGTCACCATCGACATTCGTGACCATGGTGCAGGCGTTCCCATGGCGGTCGCGGACCAGCTCGGTGAGACCTTCATCTCCACCAAATCCAAGGGGATGGGCATCGGCCTGTTCCTGACCCACGCCACCATCAATCGTTTCGGTGGTGGCGTCAGCCTGTACAACCACGAAGACGGCGGCACCTTGACGGAAGTGCGCCTCCCTCTTTATCTGAACTGA
- a CDS encoding ATP-binding protein: MSIRRRETSLGDGLILEVMDTGPGIPARERQRVRERFVRLAGQNTSGSGLGLSIVDELAERLGAELTLDDSPLGSATSPGLSARLHFG; this comes from the coding sequence TTGAGCATTCGGCGCCGCGAGACCTCTCTCGGCGATGGTCTGATTCTGGAAGTGATGGATACCGGACCCGGCATCCCGGCCCGTGAGCGTCAGCGGGTTCGGGAGCGCTTCGTGCGTCTGGCGGGGCAGAACACCTCGGGGTCAGGGCTGGGCCTTTCGATCGTCGATGAACTGGCCGAACGTCTGGGAGCGGAACTGACCCTGGATGACAGCCCGCTGGGGAGTGCGACGTCGCCTGGTCTGTCAGCTCGATTGCACTTCGGCTGA